In Dyadobacter sp. CECT 9275, the following proteins share a genomic window:
- the porK gene encoding T9SS ring complex lipoprotein PorK/GldK has product MNVKVFYRDGVKSLLLLSALMLMQSCGFIKSKFGKGGKEESGISNGEITATERKGFKQTTPAGMVVIPSGSFIMGQADEDIASSMNNMNRRVTISSFFMDDTEITNHEYRQFVNALLVDSVSVLGEEEIMSKYYPDTTAWKKDFAFTNGDPMVEYYFQHPGFDTYPVVGVSWLAAQYFSKWRTNILHDFQNKEGQFNSTGWRLPTEAEWEWAARGGRAVAKYPWGNPYTMNAKGCFLANFKPQRGNFDSDGYPYTAPANAYNPNDFGLYNMAGNVAEWTLDAYADNASAIVWDMNPKYDNPDEPRKVVKGGSWKDIAYYLQTGTRSFEYETERRAFIGFRCVMDNVNDRGGARARRR; this is encoded by the coding sequence ATGAATGTGAAAGTATTCTATCGGGATGGAGTCAAAAGCCTGCTTTTGTTATCCGCACTTATGCTTATGCAGAGCTGCGGTTTTATCAAAAGCAAGTTTGGAAAGGGCGGGAAGGAAGAAAGTGGTATCAGCAATGGAGAGATCACGGCAACTGAAAGAAAGGGTTTTAAACAAACTACACCTGCAGGGATGGTTGTCATTCCATCCGGGTCCTTTATCATGGGGCAGGCCGACGAGGATATAGCGTCCTCCATGAATAATATGAACAGAAGGGTAACCATCAGTTCATTTTTTATGGATGATACCGAAATAACAAACCATGAGTATCGCCAATTTGTGAATGCCTTGCTGGTCGATTCCGTTTCGGTTTTGGGAGAAGAGGAAATAATGTCAAAATATTACCCTGATACCACTGCATGGAAAAAGGATTTCGCTTTCACCAACGGAGATCCGATGGTTGAATATTATTTCCAACATCCAGGTTTTGATACTTACCCTGTAGTTGGAGTGAGTTGGCTGGCAGCCCAGTACTTCTCTAAATGGCGGACTAATATTTTACACGATTTCCAGAATAAAGAGGGGCAGTTCAATTCCACTGGTTGGCGTTTACCAACTGAGGCCGAATGGGAATGGGCAGCCAGAGGAGGCCGTGCCGTGGCGAAGTATCCATGGGGGAATCCATATACTATGAATGCTAAGGGGTGTTTCTTAGCTAATTTTAAACCTCAACGGGGTAATTTTGATTCTGACGGTTATCCCTATACAGCTCCTGCAAATGCTTATAACCCAAATGATTTTGGTTTGTACAACATGGCAGGAAACGTAGCAGAATGGACGCTGGATGCTTATGCAGATAACGCCTCTGCCATTGTGTGGGATATGAACCCCAAATATGATAATCCAGACGAACCCCGCAAAGTTGTAAAAGGTGGTTCATGGAAAGACATCGCCTACTATCTTCAGACTGGTACCCGCTCTTTTGAATATGAAACAGAGCGAAGGGCTTTTATCGGGT
- a CDS encoding PorP/SprF family type IX secretion system membrane protein: protein MTLTFTIQNIKWSGLSAVFLLLSTVAFAQKDAQFSLFSLNQLYLNPAAAGADGLTRFQLTHRTQYAGYQSTNPDDAGGALSTQMASFSMPLKNFGIGFYALNDKSGPRNDQDFKLSAAYHIPLGGGKLQIGASAGLFRQSIDYGKLRARDPDDPLIQTGVVAEMNPDFAAGVRYEADAFYVGVSMNHLLQPKYQLGAETATNPLPRTAYFNAGFNIELGYLLDIQPIVLVKSDISTISAEGGATVTYNKRFWLGGTYRQQDTYFILMGGISFLPDQSLRLSGAYDMVLGGNKTKAPSSFEVMLSYALSSPKFGKKTIIRTPRFRF from the coding sequence ATGACCCTTACTTTTACGATTCAAAATATAAAATGGAGCGGGCTGAGTGCTGTCTTTTTACTGTTGTCCACAGTCGCTTTTGCTCAAAAGGATGCACAGTTCAGCCTATTTTCGTTAAACCAGCTTTATTTAAATCCTGCCGCCGCAGGTGCTGACGGGCTTACCAGGTTTCAGCTCACGCACCGGACCCAGTATGCAGGATACCAGTCAACCAATCCGGACGATGCAGGCGGAGCCCTGTCAACACAGATGGCCTCTTTCAGTATGCCTCTGAAAAACTTCGGGATTGGTTTTTATGCACTCAATGACAAAAGCGGGCCCCGTAACGATCAGGACTTTAAGCTCTCTGCTGCCTACCATATACCTCTGGGAGGAGGAAAATTGCAGATCGGAGCCAGCGCAGGCCTCTTCAGGCAGTCTATTGACTATGGAAAACTAAGGGCCAGAGACCCTGATGATCCCTTGATACAGACCGGGGTGGTTGCGGAGATGAATCCCGATTTCGCAGCAGGTGTCCGTTACGAAGCCGATGCATTTTATGTGGGAGTTTCGATGAATCACCTCTTGCAGCCCAAGTATCAGCTGGGTGCCGAAACTGCTACCAACCCGTTACCACGAACAGCTTACTTCAACGCTGGTTTTAATATTGAGCTGGGTTATCTTCTGGATATACAGCCTATTGTTTTGGTAAAATCCGATATTTCAACCATTTCCGCGGAAGGAGGAGCAACCGTCACCTATAACAAGCGTTTTTGGCTTGGAGGTACCTACCGGCAGCAGGATACCTATTTTATCCTCATGGGAGGGATTTCCTTTTTACCGGATCAGTCACTCCGGCTCTCAGGAGCGTATGACATGGTGTTGGGAGGAAACAAGACAAAAGCGCCGTCTTCATTTGAGGTAATGCTCTCATATGCACTGTCTTCTCCGAAATTCGGGAAGAAAACAATTATAAGAACCCCCCGTTTCCGGTTCTGA
- a CDS encoding uroporphyrinogen-III synthase, with protein sequence MSETIKFDQERLRKVTSLLVSQSRPADENSPYFELAKKYNIKVDFRPFIQIDGISYKDFRKQKVNILDHTAVIFTSRNAIDHFFRICNEGRIEVPATMKYFCISEQTANYLQKYIVIRKRKIFTGTKTAAELIELMRKHKKEKFLYPCSDVRKNDIPEFADTEEFHFTEATMYQTVPSDLSDLEDVYYDIIAFFSPSGIKSLFENFPDFKQNVTRIAAFGPTTAKAVEDAGLILDIQAPLPNAPSMTGALELYIKKANNG encoded by the coding sequence ATGAGTGAGACTATCAAATTTGATCAGGAAAGGCTGAGAAAGGTTACCAGCCTTCTTGTAAGCCAGTCCAGACCAGCAGACGAAAACTCCCCGTATTTTGAATTAGCGAAGAAGTATAATATCAAAGTGGATTTTCGTCCTTTCATTCAGATCGATGGAATTTCTTACAAGGATTTTCGTAAGCAAAAAGTTAATATCCTCGATCATACTGCTGTTATTTTCACAAGCAGGAACGCCATTGACCACTTTTTCAGGATCTGTAACGAGGGTAGAATAGAGGTACCGGCTACCATGAAGTATTTTTGTATTTCAGAGCAAACCGCCAATTATCTCCAGAAGTACATCGTGATCCGTAAACGCAAAATTTTTACGGGTACCAAAACAGCTGCGGAACTAATAGAACTGATGCGTAAGCATAAAAAGGAGAAGTTTTTGTATCCTTGTTCGGATGTCCGCAAAAATGATATTCCTGAGTTTGCGGACACGGAGGAATTCCATTTTACCGAGGCAACGATGTATCAGACTGTCCCATCCGATTTGTCCGATCTTGAGGATGTTTATTATGATATCATTGCCTTTTTCAGCCCGTCCGGTATTAAATCCTTATTCGAAAATTTCCCAGATTTCAAGCAGAACGTTACAAGGATTGCAGCTTTTGGACCTACCACTGCCAAAGCGGTTGAAGACGCAGGCCTGATACTTGATATTCAGGCACCTTTACCCAATGCTCCGTCAATGACCGGCGCGCTTGAACTATACATCAAAAAGGCCAACAACGGTTAA